The genomic window GGAGACAGCACAGTGAAGTAAGAACGTGTGAGCTTTAGAGTCAAATCTTCGTGTGAATCTTGGTTTGGCCACTTAGAACTTTTGGGAAAGTTACTCAGACTTGCTGAGCTGTAGTTTTTCTCACTGCTGAAGATGGAACTAGTTTGCTTTCTTGGGATTGTtgtaaaattaaatgagatgtgTGTGAAGTAACCTGCCAGCGAGGACATTCTTGAGAATGTGCTTAAAGTGGAGTCGCAGGGTGACTTCAGGGCTCAGCTGTGGCAGTAGTACgatctgtatttctttctctctacCGTTTACTGACGTGTCTTTAGCTCAGTATCTTAGGGGAGCTCATATTTAGTTCTGAGAAACTTGATGGCTGAGAATCCAGTGTAGCAGGCCTGGTTGTGCTTTTGCGCTCTCGTCTAGAACCTTGTGGAAAGCCATTAATAACGATCCCTCACCTCACCCTACAGTTCTCCCCATtggaatttttctcttctttcctagcTCGGCCACAAACTCACTCTGCTGTCTAAGCAGGAGTAGATATTTTGTGGTCCCCTCAATTCCATCTGTATTCTGCTCTTGCCTGGTTCTGGAATCATCTCTACCTCTAATAGGTTTTCTGATATCACACTGCTCTGTAAATGTGCATCTGGTGAAGAGAGTGCTGCCTTCTGTTCACAAAACCATTAATTATCCAACTTGGGGTGTGGAATATAGTTTGTGAGGAGATTTTATTAGAAGATGACCTAATATGAATAGTCCACCCTGACCTGGCAGCATTATTAAAGAATCATCTGTAGTTGCTTCTTACCCAGTTGGTGTCtcaaaagcctttttaaaaattaagtcagtATTTCCACTTGTCTCTACTCAAACCCCCAGACTAGTGATCCACTAAGGTGTAGGTGGACTGGGATAAATTGTGCTGAAACACCTTGAGTAGAATTGCTGATAGAGAGAGCTGGACACacaaatgaggaaaacagaattttatcTTTCTTCCCTACTGTTCGCCTTCTAACATGCACCCACACACAGCATGAGGTTAATAAGCCCCAAATAAATGAACTTCAGTTTGCATTTTGCCTCATTTgtattgtctttcttttccttcccttaaaGATGCCAATTCTCGGAAGCAGGAAGCGGAGtggaaagaaaaagcaataaaggaGCTGGACGAGTGGTATGCGAGGCAGGATGAGCAGCTACAGAAGACAAAAGCCAACAACAGGTCAGTCTGCGCTGCTTCTTGTACGGTCAGGTCCGTCTCCACAGCCGTTGTAGGTTTTCAGCTGCCGCCTCTTTTAGTGTGAAATGTCTTtgcaggttttaaaaaatatatgtgaaacatGAAAGTTGCAAGTCTCTCGGGTCTTTACAAGAATAACTCAGCCTGTTTTTTCACCACCCTAGTTGCAGTGAATCTGGCTCTGCAGCTGAGAGTTTGGTTAGTCTGCACCGCCTGTAATGGTATGATTCCACAGAAGGCAGTATCATCTCATGGATAAGTCCGTGTCTAAAAACCTAACCCTGAAATGAAAGGCCGCGTTCATCACTATTCCAGGATCTCAGTACTTCAGAGATGATTATAGACTCCGTCATGTCCCTGCCCCTAAATCCAGCTTAGATCTCTGAGGGCTGCTCCCCACAGGGTCCAGTAGTGGGGATGTGTGCTGTCAGCAGGTGGCCAAGATGTTCCCACACAGTGACTTCAGGATTAAAGGTTCTCTGGGTGCTTATCATCTGTGTCTAAGAAAATCTTgaggtgactttttaaaaatgctcttttCCGAATTTCCATGCTCATTGAAGGTTGAGTAGTTGCAGGGAGTAAACATGGTCACTCTCCTATGACCACCGACCAGAAACTGTGGTCTTTAAAAGCTCTGAGCTCGGAGTCCACTTGGAAGCAGCTCAGAAAGAGAAACGGGGGCAGCACCGTCTACCTGGGTGCAGGCAGTGGGCTGGCTTCCCCTGCCAGACCTGGAACTGGCTGTCACTGCACTGTCATTCCACTCACTTCAGTGTAAAGATAGATCAGATTCGGCCTGCAGCTGTTTGTACTTTGCGTGGGAAAGAACCTTTGTGCCCTTGTCTCTGGTAGTTCTTAGCTGGAAATCTTCCAGACAAGAGGGAGCTGACCTCTTTGCCATTGTGGGGCAGCCACGGCAGAATGGGTGGCCTGTGTGTGCAGCAGCCTTCACCGCCTGTCTCCCGTTGGCCATTCTCAGTTCTGTCACTCCCTCGGGCGCCAGGCTTGAGCCTCTGTCCTGGCCACCTTCCTGTGGGGCATGGACTCTGCAGGCGTGCTGTCCGGTTTCCCCTGAAGTTCTGTTGCAGATATggtggggctgctctctggttggaGTTGAGTTGCTAAGAGCAGCATTAGCTACCGGGGCTTCTGCTGAGAGATTGTGGTTAGTTTGAAGCTGATGGGCCCCGGTTCCTTTATAATGTACTCATTCAAGATTACTTCCCCCAGGTGCAAGTTCAGATTTCTGAAGAAGGAAGGGTGGGTGCTTTGCACAGACACCGTGAGAGGCCCCGTTTACCCTAGTGAGTTGTCTCAGGCTGGGTCTGCTCTGAGTACTTGGTAAAACCCGGCTGACCCTCCGTGTTCAGGGTCCCTTTCTGCCTTGCCTAAGGATTGCTGCTTTCAGGCCCTCTGTCTGGTGGGTAAAGAACAAAACAGGTAGAAGGGCGCCTGAGCTGACGTGTGtggttttccttttgttctgGTGCTGTGCTGTCCTGTTACCAACAGCTCCTTCGTCTCAAGCTAGCTGCAAAGGAGTAAAAGCCTGACACAAACTTTTGTCTTAGACACGCCTTGAACAGGAGTCATTAAACCTTTATTCTCTCCCACTAGAGGCAGACACAAGTTGAAATTGATTAGGTTTCAGCCTTTGTGTAAACTGAAAGGATTGGGGCTTTACAAGCTGGCCTGCCTTCCCTTTCCCTCCCACTCTGTGTGCCCACAAACTACTCTGTTTTTCTCCTGACTCACTTGGGAGTTACAATCAGGCTTTCTTTAAATGTCCACAAAACACCTCCTATGTATAAACCAAAATGGGAGCAAAGCAAGGGtctgagtttaaaaataaattactagaATTTCTCTTCAAATAAATATGTGAGCTTAGGTTAATGACCAGTCATGACTGTCTTTaaaaacctccctcccactcctatGCCCCAAACTCACCAGGCAAAGGACAGGGTAAGACTCCTTGCGGGAGGTTCCCTGTCCACCTGTGCTGGGCGAGGGGGGCCggccagcccagggactgagcctcTCCCCTGCTTTGTGAACTCCTCCACCCAGCTCACCCCCCTTCCTCCTTGTCCCAGAGTTCCCATTTTGACCCATTCCAATGTGAGAGTTCAGGATGAGGTGCTGGTTTCTGGGCTGTACATCGTCAGCAGTCAAGTCCGGCAGGAACTGAGTGGACAGACAGTTGTGTTCAGGGACCCACAGTTCACTGGTGCTGGAGCCAGGACCCTTGTCTGCAGGTCTCTCACTGCTTGCCTCCAGCTGCATTTTTCTTTAAGGTGCCATTTTGAGATGACTGTGTGGTCCCAGAGTACAGAAAATTGGTCCCAGCCAGTCAATGTGGGGAAGCAGTAGTTGGATAATCCAAGATTAAGCTGGCTTTGGGCCCTAGCATGCCTAGTGTCTGGCAGCATTGGTACCCAGGGATGTTTACTGAGGCTGGCAGGAAGGGGCATGGCTTCCCAAGTGTGGACCAGTTGGGGAGCAGCAGTAACTACAAGGAAGAAATCAGGCAGCCTTGGTTGTGAGCTCTCCTGCCCCTGTTGCCACTTATTGCCTAACGGGTTTGCTTCATCCTATCACATCATCTCTAAAGTAACATTCAGTGGCCCTAGGTTGCTTGGTGTTGAGGATAGAACGGACACAATGTCTTGTCAAAAGGCTCAGCCCGTCAGTGGATACTTAGGAGATGCTCGTCGTTGCTGGGGTAAGGCCTGGGGGTGAAGTTGACGGCACTGTCTGGAGAAGCCTGTGGGGAAGGCCAGCAGGGAGCCTTACCTGCAGAGTGTCAGTGCTAGAACCTTCGCTGGGTTAGGATGGAGCCTTGGGAGCAGCTCCCCAGAGTACTTGTGCCCCTACTGTGGATTTGAGATGTTTCTGCTTCTCaatgttctctcttttttcctgccTGCTTGCCTGCCTTTTGGACCTCTTGCTGTCTAGGGTGGCAGATGAAGCTTTCTACAAACAACCCTTCGCTGACGTGATTGGTTATGTGTATGTTGCAAAACtaattccttttcttgttttaattcCTACTTTTTGTTTAGAGTTAATGCTCCTTTTATGTCACAAgttgctttgctttttaaattatttcagattGGCACTGTGGGGGCTGCCTAAGAGTTGGTAGGCTGGGGGTATGTTCCATGATCACAGAATCACCGCTCTCTGCAACTCTGGTTGCCATTTTTCATTTTGGGGTTTTGGAGGGAAGGAAgctaacactttaaaaatgtgggTCATTTGTGATCTCATCTGGGAAGGTTTTGGAATTGGGGGTTGGAGACTCTGACCTCTTGTTGCTGCCACCCTGCCCCAGGTGggaaggggcggggaggggaaagTCCTGGGTTAGGAACCAGTGTGGGCAGCATTTTCCACACTTGATTCCTTTGAAGAACATGGGGTTGGTTGCTTCTCCCTCCAGGCAGAAGAGTCAGAGCAGAGGGGGCTGTCTCCTCTGGGGGTCTGCAGTTGTTTCTCTGTGGCCTCATACCAGAAATAGTTGTTTAGTTGCCAGCTTCTGATGTCCTGTCCCCCACACTGACATAGAGAGACCCCCAACTTTGAGGTCAAGATAGCCAAAGCTGTCTGATACAGGCCATGGTGGCTTTTACCCCCAAAGAAAACTGCATCTTCTCTGGGAgagtttgtttttaagaattcCTGTTGTCAAAGCAGTATTGCTCAGCTGTGTGTTTCCTCCTTTTACGACTAGCTTACTAGCCTTTTGACATAagggaggtgagggtgggatggaggaagagaagaacTTGTGGGAAGGGCAGACCACAGGCTGAGGTCTGGTAGACCCTCTTAGGGCCTTGACCTTGAGCTCGTCAACCAGCTAGGAGGTAGAGCTGAGTTTCCTGGGCCCCTGGGTGCGTTTGCAATGAGActtgtgaaatgctggacttACAGGTGGTGTTGGGTTTGCTTTTTGCACAGTCTCTCTGGAGTAGAGATGGAGACTAGAAAGGTCGAGTCTGGGTTTGCTGGGCAGCAAGGTGGCCCAGCAAAGCCAGCTGCACGTCCCTCAGAGTACAGAGTGGCAAGGGCATGTCTAGCTTACTGACCATCTGCATTGAGCTCATTCTCATTTTCTGTATCTGACCTAAAGTTTTTCTcgtttttcttctcttcaccttTAAGCACAAACATAAACCATCCTTGCTACAGCCTAGAACAGTTAAGTAAACCTTCCTCACTGCCCCTGTGTGTGCCATGAAGTCGAGTGTTGTAGTGGCTCTGGGCTTCAGCGGTGTTTGCCACGGCCATCCCTGTGAGAGTGCCACCCCTCTGTTGCCACAGACCAGTCATCTCCATTGCTTTTGCTTTGCCCGTGATGCCTGTTGGAGTAGATGAAATAGTGTGTCTTCCCTCCTCTTACCACTGTCCTTTTAGGCTGTAGCTCCCACCAATTAGTGCCCAGCTGGGGTGGGCTGACTTTGGTGTGAACGAATGTTGGAAGAGCATCCCACCAAAAAGCAACTCACACTGATCGGCTCTCAGCCGCTGGGTTCCCACCCCTGCCAGAGTGTCCCGAGAGGCCCACAGCACCTGGCTGGAGGGAAAATGGCAAAACTCTTGGCTGAACTGGAAAATGTCCTAGCAAGCCTTCTAGAATGGCTTTAGTCTCTAGTGCCTGCTGGCATGGGCGCTTTGTCTTGAATTCTTTTTGATCTGCCCTGTTCCTCTCCAGCCTTTGGAATAAATCCAGAGGCTGTTGTGCAGAGTGACCTGGGGGCTTCTTTCGAAGTCTCTAAATTTACTTGAAATTCAGTACAGGCCAGCATAAACTGCTGTTCAAGTTCTTGGCCAGCCTGCTGCTTTGCCCTTGCTAGTGAAGGCAGTGGGTAGCTGGCTAAGGACTTGCTTTAATTCTCTGTAtcaacagagagggagagagcccTGAACCAAACACCTGTATTCCAACATTTTACACAGCAGTCCTGGGCACCCTGTGCCTAGGAAAGCTGGCCATGTGTCTACTCCTGAGTTTGACCTGGGCCAGGGCTGTTAGTCTTCGGAAAATCAGAATGCTTTTAGGTTAGGCATTCAGAGGCAGTTGTTTCCATAACTAGGTAGCTCACGTGGGGAGTCTGCGTTAAATCAGCATCTTTTGTTGTTGCTTCCAGGGCAGCAGAAGAAGCCTTTGTAAATGACATTGAGGAGTCGTCCCCAGGCACTGAGTGGGAACGGGTGGCCCGGCTGTGTGACTTTAACCCCAAGTCCAGCAAGCAGGCCAAAGATGTCTCCCGCATGCGTTCTGTCCTCATCTCCCTCAAGCAGGCCCCCCTGGTGCACTGAAGAGCCGCCCTGTGGAAACACTACATCTGCAATATCTTAATCCTACTCAGTGAAGCTCTTCACGGTAATTGGATTAATTATGTTGAGTTCTTTTGGACCAAACCTTTTGTCTTTAGAGTTGATCATTGTTTGTGATTGCATGTTTCCTTCAACTGTGTTCTCCCTGGCATTCAAAGAGGAGGGGAGGTGGcggcagaggaagggagggaggcctcCCAACGGCAGCCTCAACCTATGCTTTTGTGCATTATtctgagaataaatttctgttccaAGAAATAAACATGAAGCTTCATTATTGATCTCAAGGTGTGCTGCAGTTGGGAGTGAGGTCAGTGAGgaatttccttttatcctttctaGGGCTAAGGAGGCACAGCCATTGGGTGCCCACCCTGCCTTGAACTAAAACAGCTCTGAGTTTCTGCTGTCTGTCGTAGGAGTCTGTGGATGTTTCCATTTGAAAGaggactgctactgctaagtcacttcagtcgtgtccaactctgtgcgaccccatagacggcagcccactaaggTTGGCTAAAAATTAACCTCTCACTGCCCACTGAAGATAGAGCTATGAATCCCCTCTTCACCCTGGACATTGTCTCCCAGGTGGCTCGTTTGTCACTGTCCCTGACTGTAGGAGCCTGGGTAGTGTATTTCAGCAGGGTTCTCCCTGGGCAATAGAACCTAgtgagacacttgctccttaggaTTCAGCCAGGTAAACCTGAGTCAGGATGGCATGAGCATGCCTGGCCCTGTTTCTCTGAATCCCTGTAGTACACACTGAGATCTGTGCCATTCCTAGCACTTTGCTCATATTCCTGTTGTCAAATCCTTCATCTAGACCTTGCTGGCCAGTACAGTAGCTACAGTGGCTATTTAAATcagtcagaatgaaaaacacaattcTAGCCCTAGCTCCTTTTCATATGTGCTGTGGCCACATGTAGTTAGGATGCATTTGGATTGCACAGGGCAGACTATGGAACATTTACATCATCACATAACATTCTGGACCACACGGATCCACATAACAGGTACCTGTAGGAGACGTACTCCCATTTCAGGCATCAACACATTCACTACTTGCTCTCAGAACCTGTCACATTATAGGTGATGGATGGATAAAACCGTATTTCAGAAATGTGCTAGAGTTACCTGATACTAGTTCCAGGATACAGACTGGTGTAAACACCTGTAGTGCCTGCCACACTCAGGAGGTGGGTGAGCAGGGTTAGGTCTTGCCATTGCCAAGAAGGAAAGTCCACCGTCTCTTCTTTGGTAATTATGTCTGGGAGGGACAGGAATGTTTACTTTTTTGGCCTATCTTCCCCTCGCCAAGCTACTTAGTTGGGCATTCCTTGATCTGGGCTGCATTGCTGGTCTTACTGCTCTTCCTCCCCTTTAGCCACCCGAGATTTCAGTCAAGCAATTGCTTGCTGCTGTTCACCAACCATTTGTTGCTTCTAGGCCTTGTTAATGTCATTGAAAAGATCACAGTCCAGTTTAAGAACTAGCTCAAAGGCCACTTAACGTGATGCCTTTCCTTTCCCCTGAGCTCCCATGACCCTCTCTACGTGGGACAGCTTACCTTTTGATAATGTCTTGATGGTGTCATCTGGCCTGGTTTTGCGTCTCACATAGGATGGGTGTCTTGAAGGTAGATGTGGCAGTTAGGTCCGTAAAGTCTGACTTTTCTCCAAATTAAGGGTGACTGCATCATATGACAGAAGTAATGCTATATGCTTTCGAGGCTAGGTTGTAAAGGGCGACATAGCTTACGGCTGGTTTGTTGAAACAAACAAGCTGGTAGTCCTTGTGCCACCATGTAAAAATCTCTACCACCCTGAGGCCACCATGCTATGAGGAAGCCCAGACCAGCCTACCTGGAGAGACCCTGAAACTACAAGCAAAGAGATGCATGGCCAGCCCTGTTCCAGCCCCAGCCACTGCCTAACTGCAAGCACATCAGATGCCCTGAGTCAGAATTGCCAGGTAGAGCCTTTCcaaaattcctgacccacagaaccaTGAGCGAAAATGATTACTGTTTAAGCCTCTTAAGCTTTGaggtggtttgttacacagcagtggTAACTCTGAATTGTCTCCAATGCCTACATTACCCACGTGGGGCTTCATAAAAAGGAAGGGGTTGGTCCAAGAACTCAGTGAGTGCTCAGCATTTAGTGTCTGCacttaagcaagaaaaaaaaaaaaaaaaaatgcccacattggaaaggaagaaataaaactgtcactatttgcagatgacatgactttATATACAAAAAACTCTAAAAACTGTTACCAATAACAACTAATAATTAAGTTGTAGGGTATAAAAACAATTATAGAAATTTgttgcatttctgtatactaatAACATtgtcaggaagagaaattaaaacagtcccatttacaactgcatcaaaaaataaaatacctaagaatataACCAACACTAAAAACTATCAGACAccaatgaaagaaatttaaacagaCTTCATGCTCatagactggaagaattaatactgttaaaatgtccgtaccaccaaaagcaatctacagattcagtgtagcctatcaaaattccaatggcattttgttcacaaaaatgaaagtcctaaaatttgtgtggaaatagAAAAGACCtcagtagccaaagcaatcttgagaaagaacaaagctgataGCATTACTCTCCCTGATTTCAAATTGTATTACACAGCtttagtaatcaaaacaataattggcataaaaacagacacatgggtCAACGGAACAGAGtaaaaagtccagaaataaactcacgtATATGGTCAGTTAGCAGGACCACAGCAAACAAACAAGCTTCTGCAAAATGAAAGCTagcaacaaaaagacaacttacGGAAAGggtgaaaatatttacaaatcatacaTACAATAAGGGGTTCGTATCCAGAATATATGAACTCATACACTCAATAgcataaaaacaatttaaaaatgagcagacgatttgaatagacatttatccaaagaagagatacagcTGGCCACTGGGGAAATGAAAAAggtgctcagtatcactaatcatgaaagtgaaaaccacagtgagataccacctcacatttCTTaggatggctgttatcaaaaaggcaagaaataacaagtgctggagaggaggaggagaaagggaacccttgtgcactgttggcgAGActgcaaactggtgcagccaccatggaaagcAGTATGGGGGGACCTCAAAAACTGAAAGTGGAACTcccatatgatgcagcaattccaattctgggtatttatctaaagaaaacaaaagcactcaACTCCAAGAGGTACATGCAGCCTTACACACACAGTCAAGATaacggaaacaacctaagtgtccattgacagatgagtggataaaatgTGGTGTGAATATATATGAcagaatagtattcagccattaaaaaaaatgaaatcctcCCATTTGTGAACGATGGatagaccttgagggcattatactaaataagtaaatagcagaccaagaaagacaaataccattatGATCTAAGTGTTATGTGGAATCTTAACAAAACCCAgctcacagagaacagattagtggttgccacaGACGGGGTTGGGAAGTGGGGAATGGGTGTAGAGGGtcaggtacaaactttcagttacaaaagtcacagggatgtaatatacagcatggcGACTATAGTTGATAACACCATaaggcatatttgaaagttgctactAAAATCAATCTtaaaagtcctcatcacaaggaaaaaaacttttaacTATGGATTGTGATGATGTTAGGTAAACagtgtggtaatcattttgcaatatatgtatttttaaagttacataaCAATGCTTTCTATTaaggtttttttggggggattgtTAAGTCAATATTAAATACCTTAAAGACCTTCAAATAGTAAGCAGTATAACAAATCTCTTGGGGAGGGAAATGTTTTTAGCTAATGAGCtaattaagaacaaaacaaaatagaaaaatgtcagGATTTCCacaaggaaataatttatttttttctttagaatttggCTCAGAAcagtaacataaaaatatttacattaaaataagtTATGTGATTTTAGCTAGTTGTAATAATTATGTTGGAATATATTAGCCTTTCCATGAATTTAATAAAAACTGAGTTCTGATTTTATAGATTCAGTACCATTCTTCCAAATATTTGGTATGAAACTTGATAGCAATGCAACTGTCTGGTATATACAGTGGTTGCAGATTTCACCAAGGAACAATGGATGCCCCTTCACAGTACACTGACTGGCCCCAGACACTGATGGCCAAGCCAACAAGCTTCCTTCCCAGGAGTCAACATGGAATGTTTCAACCAGGACCTGGAGATTATTTCAGAGCTGACAGACTTCTAGGAATCAGCCAACCCACATTTGCTTAATGTGGGTTTCACATTAACccacaaggaaggaaggaattcaAATACAATCTTGATTCTTTTACATGGGAACAAGTGAAATAATATGTTGTAGAAACCTTTAGGTTTCCCtaaaataataaatctgaaaaacataTGCTAATTTTTAGATTGTCTAAAAGTACCCATAAAAACCTGTCACTAGATGAATACTATATTGGCAAAATTTCCATAGCATacaagaatattttattaaattcaccACTGAGAGATAGTGTCAAGGATAAATCAATTCATTTGCTACTGAGATATTCTTGTGAAAGCTTTCGGTAGCCTGGAGTAAATCAGAATATATTTGCACTTTGGAAGATTTTGATATGACTAGAGGTTGTGTAGCTTAGCAGAAAAAGCACAGAGGGACCCGCCTCAAACCTTATCTTTAAGACTTATTAGCCATGTGGTTCTAGGCACACCACTTAAGACTTAGTTTGGggttctataaaatggaaattaaaacaccTACCTTACTGGTTGTGAGAATTTAGAATAATGTATATGAAGCACCAAgttcagagcctggcacacagtaggcacttaataagTGGTGGCTATTAGTATTTCTTCCAGGTTGAAATTGATAGCAAGAACCTTGGCCTCTGCATCTTGACACTAATACAAACATGGAATCTTACTTAGCCAGAATCCAGATTCACGGATGTGGGCTCTaggcaaaagtgaagtcgctgagtcgtgtctgactcttcacgaccccatggaccgtagcctcccaggctcctccgtccatgggattttctaggcaagaatactggagtgggttgccatttccttctccaggagatctccccgacccagggattgaatctgggtctactgctttgtaggcagacgcattgtaggcagatggtaagtctgagccaccagggctctaGGTATATAACACACAATAAACACTGCCTTTATCAGTACTCCAGTCATATTCAACACAATATGAAAAGCTACTGAAGAGAGACATGTCTGTTCTCAGTAGCAAAGATCCTTCTGGGACGGTTAATCTCCTTTCAGAGACTGTAAGTCCTAGTGGCTTCTCAGCGGTCCTTAAGAAGATAAGGACAAGGTCACTAAGGCCACTGTAACTCAGACCTCTGATCTACAGTTGCTCAAGATTCTGAGAGAGTAATAGCAAACGACGTCTTTCAGCAAGTAACGTACAGCAGTGAGAGATACACCTGATGTCTTGATTGTGGCCATGATTTCATATAGatgtcaaaacttatcaaattgtgcacttaaaaaaatacctcaataaaactgctttttaaGAGTTTACTTAAGCCTTTCGTGGTGAGATTTCCTTCCATTCCCTGACTGGATCCCTTTCTGTGTTCTGAATTTAGGGTCAGAGGAGGAAGGATTAATAACCAAAACTCCAGTATCAAGGTCCCACCCCAAGCAAGGCCTGCAGGTCTGAGTGGTACATCTAGTAAACGGAGTCCTAAGGCGTCCTTGGCTACTGTTGTAGCTCCTTTTGGCACAGAAGAGTATGACAAGGTTTGAGCTGAAATAACCCCAGGAGGAACAGCATCTACAAAATCAGGTTGGGAAAACTGACTTTGGAAGAGGAGACTAAAAGCAAAAACTTCTCTGCCATAGTCACCTGCCAGATTGCCTAATAAATGCTCATCTAGAAGACAACCTGATTCCACCAAGGAGCTCTCGAGTCTCTGTCCTCGTGCATTCCTGGGAGGCCTAGTAGATCCTGCGAGTCGTGTAGTCCAGGACCATGCTGGCGGCGCCGAGCAGAGCAGGTTCCACCAAATCGGAAACCACCACGTCCACATCCTGAACCGAGGACAAGGCTTGCTGGCGGATGAcgtctttgacagtgtggatgTAGTGACTGGCTAGGATTCCAGAGAGGATCACAAGGGAAGGATTCATAGTGTGGAGGATGTTCACAACCCCAAGACCTAAAGCTGTTCCAGctacaggaaaacaaaaattaaaataagttttgGGGAGAGAGCTCTATCCAAAGTCAAAGAGGAATGTGAAAAAGGGCACTAGCCAGGAATAGTTCACCTATACGGCCTCATGGGAAGTAGTGCTTTTAAAGCTGTTTATGGACTTTCCCGGtgatctggtggttaagaatccgcctgccagtgcaggggacacaagttcgatccctgatctgggaaaattccacatgccacggggcagctaGGCCCATGCgccccaactactgaacctgtgctctagagcccataagCCGCAACTCCTAAGACATGCActgtgactactgaagcctgtgtgccctagagcccgcacTGTgccccaagagaagccactgcagcgaaAAGCCTGCAGCTATAGAGAGCctgagcagcaatggagacccgaCACAGACAAAAGGAAGCGGGAGACGatactacaaatgacccaatcagaCAAAGGGCAGGAGAcctagacagacatttctccaaagaaaacatacatatgGACAATGAGCACAcg from Bos indicus x Bos taurus breed Angus x Brahman F1 hybrid chromosome 8, Bos_hybrid_MaternalHap_v2.0, whole genome shotgun sequence includes these protein-coding regions:
- the CLTA gene encoding clathrin light chain A isoform X1 yields the protein MAELDPFGVPAGGPALGNGVAGEEDPAAAFLAQQESEIAGIENDEAFAILDGGAPGSQPHGEPPGIPDAVDGVTNGDYYQESNGPTDSYAAISQVDRLQSEPESIRKWREEQTERLEALDANSRKQEAEWKEKAIKELDEWYARQDEQLQKTKANNRVADEAFYKQPFADVIGYVTNINHPCYSLEQAAEEAFVNDIEESSPGTEWERVARLCDFNPKSSKQAKDVSRMRSVLISLKQAPLVH